A region from the Medicago truncatula cultivar Jemalong A17 chromosome 6, MtrunA17r5.0-ANR, whole genome shotgun sequence genome encodes:
- the LOC120576153 gene encoding DNA-directed RNA polymerase III subunit RPC9 yields the protein MKILEENAGALTNFEVLDFLRAKGASKDPSRVLAKVAMSEYKVYDYLVKTPAGSQTRESVKEYFTAIKQHDLSEAEVLNVLNIRPASEVEIYHIIEDCEERFPDEEVTEIVEKVGNTLPAPPDKATPEEITKGDEETETQKHDEISQDQTEDGEQMDTS from the exons ATGAAAAT CTTGGAGGAAAATGCCGGTGCACTAACAAATTTTGAGGTCCTTGATTTCTTACGAGCTAAAGGAGCTTCGAAAGATCCATCAAGGGTTCTTGCCAAAGTAGCAATGTCTGAGTACAAG GTTTACGATTACTTGGTTAAAACTCCCGCTGGTTCTCAAACAAGGGAAAGCGTCAAGGAGTATTTCACAGCTATTAAACAGCATGATCTGTCAGAGGCGGAGGTTTTGAACGTTTTAAACATCAGACCAGCTTCTGAAGTTGAAATATATCAC ATCATAGAAGATTGTGAGGAGCGTTTTCCAGATGAAGAGGTAACTGAAATAGTAGAGAAGGTGGGAAACACATTGCCAGCACCACCAGACAAAGCGACACCAGAAGAAATCACCAAGGGCGATGAAGAAACAGAAACACAGAAACATGATGAGATTAGTCAAGACCAAACTGAAGATGGAGAACAAATGGACACAAGTTGA
- the LOC120575910 gene encoding DNA-directed RNA polymerase III subunit RPC9 isoform X2 produces MFYLLLEMKILEENAGALTNFEVLDFLRAKGASKDPSRVLAKVAMSEYKVYDYLVKTPAGSQTRESVKEYFTAIKQHDLSEAEVLNVLNIRPASEVEIYHIIEDCEERFPDEEVTEIVEKVGNTLPAPPDKATPEEITKGDEETETQKHDEISQDQTEDGEQMDTS; encoded by the exons at GTTTTATTTGTTGCTCGAGATGAAAAT CTTGGAGGAAAATGCCGGTGCACTAACAAATTTTGAGGTCCTTGATTTCTTACGAGCTAAAGGAGCTTCGAAAGATCCATCAAGGGTTCTTGCCAAAGTAGCAATGTCTGAGTACAAG GTTTACGATTACTTGGTTAAAACTCCCGCTGGTTCTCAAACAAGGGAAAGCGTCAAGGAGTATTTCACAGCTATTAAACAGCATGATCTGTCAGAGGCGGAGGTTTTGAACGTTTTAAACATCAGACCAGCTTCTGAAGTTGAAATATATCAC ATCATAGAAGATTGTGAGGAGCGTTTTCCAGATGAAGAGGTAACTGAAATAGTAGAGAAGGTGGGAAACACATTGCCAGCACCACCAGACAAAGCGACACCAGAAGAAATCACCAAGGGCGATGAAGAAACAGAAACACAGAAACATGATGAGATTAGTCAAGACCAAACTGAAGATGGAGAACAAATGGACACAAGTTGA
- the LOC120575910 gene encoding DNA-directed RNA polymerase III subunit RPC9 isoform X1, with product MSLVRFYLLLEMKILEENAGALTNFEVLDFLRAKGASKDPSRVLAKVAMSEYKVYDYLVKTPAGSQTRESVKEYFTAIKQHDLSEAEVLNVLNIRPASEVEIYHIIEDCEERFPDEEVTEIVEKVGNTLPAPPDKATPEEITKGDEETETQKHDEISQDQTEDGEQMDTS from the exons ATGTCACTTGTAag GTTTTATTTGTTGCTCGAGATGAAAAT CTTGGAGGAAAATGCCGGTGCACTAACAAATTTTGAGGTCCTTGATTTCTTACGAGCTAAAGGAGCTTCGAAAGATCCATCAAGGGTTCTTGCCAAAGTAGCAATGTCTGAGTACAAG GTTTACGATTACTTGGTTAAAACTCCCGCTGGTTCTCAAACAAGGGAAAGCGTCAAGGAGTATTTCACAGCTATTAAACAGCATGATCTGTCAGAGGCGGAGGTTTTGAACGTTTTAAACATCAGACCAGCTTCTGAAGTTGAAATATATCAC ATCATAGAAGATTGTGAGGAGCGTTTTCCAGATGAAGAGGTAACTGAAATAGTAGAGAAGGTGGGAAACACATTGCCAGCACCACCAGACAAAGCGACACCAGAAGAAATCACCAAGGGCGATGAAGAAACAGAAACACAGAAACATGATGAGATTAGTCAAGACCAAACTGAAGATGGAGAACAAATGGACACAAGTTGA
- the LOC25496379 gene encoding LOW QUALITY PROTEIN: uncharacterized protein (The sequence of the model RefSeq protein was modified relative to this genomic sequence to represent the inferred CDS: substituted 1 base at 1 genomic stop codon) — FSPLRPQINSSRFSRFHSRFNLFASSLFFKVQTQSKPRLYLLLEMKILEENAGALTNFKVLDFLRAKGASKDPSRVLAKVAMSEYKVYDYLVKTPAGSQTRESVKEYFTVIKQHDLSEAXVLNVLNIRPASEVEI, encoded by the exons TTCTCTCCCTTGCGCCCACAAATCAATTCCTCACGGTTCTCGCGCTTTCACTCTCGCTTCAATTTGTTtgcatcttctctcttcttcaaagttcaaacccaGTCTAAGCCAAG GCTTTATTTGTTGCTCGAGATGAAAAT CTTGGAGGAAAATGCCGGTGCACTAACAAATTTTAAGGTCCTCGATTTCTTACGAGCTAAAGGAGCTTCGAAAGATCCATCAAGGGTTCTTGCCAAAGTAGCAATGTCTGAGTACAAG GTTTACGATTACTTGGTTAAAACTCCCGCCGGTTCTCAAACAAGGGAAAGCGTCAAGGAGTATTTCACAGTTATTAAACAGCATGATCTGTCAGAGGCGTAGGTTTTGAACGTGTTAAACATCAGACCAGCTTCTGAAGTTGAAATATAA